From the Brienomyrus brachyistius isolate T26 chromosome 23, BBRACH_0.4, whole genome shotgun sequence genome, the window ACAGAGGACTACACTGAATGGCAGGCTGCTTTCGAGCTCAAAGTCTCTAAatcagcagtacacaagaacaaggtgaagcaggggaCACTGGCAATAACGAAAACCAGCCGGGTAGAGAGCAGTAGCTACGTTCTAATGCTAGAGATGATCGTTAACTTATTtgacagtgcctcataaatcagaggatgacctcaagtaaccttcaaaaagaatgggtgctaggacaattcataacaggctcctacAAGCCGAACTGAAGactcataaagcaaggaaggagCCCTTCATTAAAaaacaggctggagtttgcaaaaaatatatgttttatacatatttatgcCCATAAATTTTGAAATGAGTGCCTGAAAAATTTGCTGTGGTCCTTTAAttgtttccagagctgtattttAGCACAAATAACAGAAGTAGCTGTAAGACAATGACACTTGTAGTTGAATTCAGCCCAGGAGTTCCTAAAGTAAAGAAGATTGTGTTATTGTCTCTGTTTTATCAGTAAAGTAATACTAAGGTAATACCATTGTCAGTAGTATCATCATTGCATAACACAATGTATAATTTATCATTTTCGTCAATTCTTTGAGTTTTTCAATGAACAGTAAAGCACCTTATTGGTAATTTTAACTGGCAACTAATACCACCATAAAGATTTATTAGCCTTTTTGCATGTTCTGTTACTCACCACCCCTTTGTGGTAGTGAAACAGCGGGTGTTCCAACGAAGCCCATGGAGGACACAGCTCCTGTATCTCCCAGAGAAGCCCTCTGCTCGCTCGTCAGTGGCTGCTTCTGGGCCTCAGTCACCATTTCAGCATTGTCAGGACCCAGTGCCTTTAGCTGACTAGGTGAGAGCATCTGATAGGAGCAAGTAGAAGTGGCACTTAAGAGGCACCATGACAGACAATTAAACACTGAGATAAAAAGAAACACGCTGAATGAGGGACATCAGGCTGGACACGGCCAGCAGAGCCGGGGGGATGAGCAGGATGGGCGGGACACTTACggccagcatagctgggggaatGAGCGGGATGGTGGATGGCTGGATAAAGGGCAGCACAGAGGGGTTCAAGCTCTGCAGCTCTGAGGCGTTCAAGGTAGCTGAGGAGCAGAAACGTCCCATTAGTCAGTAGGTCATGGAGGACTGCTAAAGCCAGCATGAGCTTCTGGACAAAGAGGTGTGTCAATACATTTGTCACTTAAAACCCCTGCAACAGCCACTatctatttaatttaattaagctTTTAAGGTGTAATGCAAAACAACAAGCAGCACATCTGATAACAGCAAAGGTATCAATAGGAAGCAAACAGGAGAAATATGGCAGAAAGATGCAAGAAGGAGGCCATGACTAGGGCAGGAAATAAGGGTTTttccacctcatcaagtactgtACTTTCGGCACTTCAAGATGTTGGTTTTCCCATGCCATAAACACTGGTACCAGCGCCGAATGACATCAGGTCAGAAGCTGCATGTGGTCTCCGAGACAAtcgtaatcattttcatccttgccatTTAAATCACTCGAGGACAGGTTTCAGAGAAATTTAAgaactccttttttgttttataaatacctcaatatttattacaacaaaatcacatcggTAGGACAACACGCTATATGTGTGCTGCATTAGTACATTCAACAAAACTTTTTctcatccttttttttttgtcatgccATCCGGATCTTTTTGTTGTATATGTTCTTACGACCAAATCCCATTTTTTTTAACTTCGTTCATCATAATTTTCTGATTTCAAACCTCTTTTCAAGGCGgcgtttgtattgtgtttcaatGGCAGTGTATTTGTATAACCAGTCAACAAAGGCAGCATTTCGAGTCCCACCCAAAAGTAcagaagtaccccagctggtttggcactttcggtactggaacttttggtactggtactcgaccagAAGACAATGGAAAAGCAAAAGTGCTAAAAGTCCCGTATTTGGAGTGGTGGAAAAGTGCCCTAAATGGTAGTACTCCTCTGTAACTGACCCAGTATGTTCCCTGCACTGTTCACTTGGGCTGCTGACCAGTTTGCTGGGGCTCCGATGGCTTTCAGCACCTGCACCTTCAGCTGCATGGCCACATCAACCGGGCAGTGGGTCCTGCCCAGTGCCCCCAGCGCCTCCCTGCAACAGAGCACGCCTCCATCATGGTCACTGCTGGCGGCACGACTGCCCACTGCGTCTGGACGCTGCAGAATGGACGTCTGACCTGCACGCCTCTGGTCTCAGCTGACCGATTTCTTTAACACTCAGTCCACACAGAAACTGGCCCAGTCCCACAATCTCCATGGTTCCCAGCTTGGCTGGTGTGCAACCAGTACGGTTCATAAACCCAAGCCACACCGCTGTCCTCTGGCAGCGAATAGTAAGAATAAGAATAATAAGAATTATTATCATTCAGAAAAAATCCAGAAAATATTACGTCATCAATCCTGTCACCATCCACATTATCATAATCAAAACCGATATCAACAACAGAATAAAACAGACGCCCTTCGTCACTATGAAATATTCATCATATTCAAATACTGTTCAAATATATCATCATCGTTACACATTTCACCGCTTTTCTTGCCTGCTGACCTGTCTCTGCTCCCAGATACATGAGGAAAGCATCTCCAGGGTGTCCAGGGAGCTGATGTTGAGTTCCTGGAGCTCAGTGTGGAGGAAACTCTGGGTGACGCAGCCCAGCTGTTGCACCTGCTCCTCGGACAGTCCTCCTGGCTGACCCCAGACCTGCACCCAGTGAAGCACAATAGAAATGAGAATACAAACAACATGAGAGGCTGGAATACATGGCAATTCAAGGAAAACAGGATCAAGGAAAAGGCCCCTatgcaaatatataaaaagcaCATGGGCAGACTGATTTAACTATTGAAATTGACATGCACATATTCAGTGAGACTGATGTCTTTATGGGTTTGCTATACACAAAGCCTCCTGGATATGACGTTCATCTACATCCAGACCTGGTCAATTTgggctagtgtggtgctgaggtatcacccactgcacagctgcactcaggttctcttccctgaggtggttcattTTCTGGTGAGTGTGGCAAAATGCTGTAATCAGCACACGCCCCTTACCCTTACCTATATACAGCAGCAGCTACATgacattacatttacagcatttggcagatgGCCTtatccagagcgacttacataagtgcttagaAGTATCATCAGTGAAGACATTCTGGTGTCATTCAATAGAACCCAGCTAAGAATACTGTCACTCTAAAAAACTGTTGGTAAGTAAtaattttttctttaataagAGTATAATCCTGGAAGTGCTAATCCAAGTACTTCAGAAAGAGGCAGGTTTTTAGTCATCGTTTGAAGACACCCAATGagtcagctgttcggacatctaggggaagTTCATTCTACCACTTAGGTGCCAAAACAGAGAAGAGTCTAGATGCacgtcttccttgtgccttgagagACTGTGGGACCAGGCGAGCGGTGCTGAAGGATCAGAGAGAGCGTGGTGCAGTGCGGGGTGAGATAAGTTCTTTTCAATAGGATAGTGCTGTTCCATTTTTGGCTCTAGGTGAGCATTAGTGTTTTGAATTTGATCCGTTgaactacaggaagccagtggagggagcttAACAATGGAGTGGGAGAACctgggaaggttgaaaatgaGTCGGGCAGCTGTATTCCGGATCAGTTGCAGAGGACAAATGGCGCTCAGAGGCAGACCTGCTAGGTGTGAGTTACAGTAGTGTAGTCTCAAGATAATGATTGAACAAGTACCTGAGTATACCTGAGCAACTACTCCTTGGAATCAGCATGCTGGATTACCCAGGTACTCCCCGGTGCCCAAATCCACCTACCTCCATCGTTTTATTGCGCAGGGCCTGGAGCTGCATGGCACTGTAATTGCGGACCATCCCAAGGGTAGACACCCCATCCCTGAACGTTTGAGGGGGGATGCCTGCAAGCTGAGCTGGACTCCAGTACACATTTCTCTCTCCTAGGTCCTCGATCTCTAGCACTGTGGGGATGCTTATGGAGGAGAATGCTGGTACTGGGGTTGTGAGAAGGCATGGGCATCGATCAAAAGGTAAAGAGAACGTAGTAGGGTGTACACACTAAAGAGCACAGAGGAGAATTCTGGGTAAAAGAGACCTTTTCTAGTAGGACTTCTCACCGTCTCGTTTGGTGCGAGCAGGTATAGATCCTGTAGTGAGGATAAATAGCTTCCTGTGCAAGGCAGAGAGGTCTGTCAACGTGGGAAACACTTCTGGAGATCCAGAGGATAGAGTCTGGGGCATGCTGTCCTTGATGTTAATGAGGGCATCCTTCACCCACGCCTGGGAACATACAGAAGGGGCATCATGGTGACATTAAACACTGTAATGGGAGTGATGACAGCGCTGATGCATCATGAGGTCCTTATTATGCACCTCAGAAGGAAGGGATGTGAGGATGGACTCATTCAGCAGCAGAAGGGGTCCCAGGGACATCACTGTGCTGGCCGTCCATTCTGAGGGGTCACTGGGTGACGGCGAGACAAACCACTCATCAGAACCTGGGAAGCAGAGCATGATAGAAAGAATGTGGCCGGGAACACTCACCCATATGTGGTCTTCAGGAGTGTGAAGATGGCCTCTGCGTTATCACGACGGAGGGTGGGACACTTGGCCAATGCCAGCAGACTGGCGTTAATGGCCTCTGGGCTCAGTCCAGAGAGACGCCTTACATCTAATGCACACACTAGACTTCCCAAGTGACTGATGTCCTCAGGTGAGAGCGTGGAGAGGTTCCTTCCCTGGAAATTCAACACGTGCAGAGTGGGGCTGCTTATTTCAATGATGCATTAATGCATGGATGAAGCACATCACTCTTTATCTAGACAAGTATGATGATTATGATGACTATGTTTACCAGGCAAGACAGAGCCTTATCAGCGAGGGCCTGGCATGACGGGGATTTCATTGGCAGGGAAGACATGTTGAGCACGGCCATCTTCTCCAGGAAATGCGAGCAGTGATGTTTTGGCAGACTTGCTATTATTCTAGGGCTGTTAAGGAGATTCGGGCGGACGACTATGAAAAATGACTGGATCAGTGACAAATACAATTTAACTGGATCATGGGCTTTCCATGGACGACTCACTTAAGCTCAAGCAGCATAACCGCAGGAATGCTGTTCACATCAATGCTGCTGAAGTTGCTGAAGTTACCATCCTTGTTGTAAAAGAGCTTCGCATTGGCACACAATGCCTAAAAACGGGACAGGGGCTCTGAGTCAGAGCCATTTAGTTGGCTAAAACATCTTCAGGAAGAGTGAAAACACTGTATCTGAAACCCTAACATTCAATGTAAAAAACAAGCCCCGTTATAGACACATTCAAACACCAATTCATATATGTCACACATAAAATCAAACCTAAAAACCCATACTCAGCAACTTCAAATCAAAGCTACAATAACAGCCTTATCTTAACCCTAACCACACTCAGGTCCAAATATAAGCTTATCCTCACCAAACCTCAAAACCATGACTGTGATCAAACCTGGGTTCTGGAGAGCCACTGTGCGTTCAAAGCCAGCATCTGGATCATCTCCATGACATCACTCTGATTAGTTCTATCGATCATCTCACAGGTCACGCCCTGCACTGCTGGACCCAGCTTCCTTAAAAGGCAGAGTGGGCACCTTATAAGGCAATACAGTGACATGGCACCGCGCTGCtgacactttttttttccttttttcccttctccctcttttttttcttccctcttTTTTTTGCTGCTGACACTTACCCCAACTCCTTCAGAGTCAGCTTCCCACTCAGAATCTTGCTCATGATGAAGGCAGCCTGCAAACACAGAGAGATGAGTGTGAGCGGCTGAGGGCAGATGGCTGtgccagggcaggtgccccctgtggatgggcagatggctgtgccagggcaggtgccccctctgGATGGGCTGATGGCTGtgccagggcaggtgccccctgTGGATGGGCTGATGGCTGtgccagggcaggtgccccctgtggatgggcagatggctgtgccagggcaggtgcccactgtagtgtggatgggcagatggctgtgccagggcaggtgcccactgtagtgtggatgggcagatggctgtgcctgggcaggtgcccactatagcatggatgggcagatggctgTATCAGGGCAGGTGCTCCccatggatgggcagatggctgtgccagggcaggtgcccactATAgcatggatgggcagatggctgTACCAGGGCAGATGCCCTTATGGTAGACGGGTGTAAGGCTGTGTCACCTGGGCGCGGGTCCAGCTTCGGTCCCTAACTTGCTCAGCAGACTGTAGCCCGGCTTTCGCCAGCATCTCCAGGGACAGCTGGGACAGCAGTCCGTCTGGGAGGCTGCTCACCAATTCCGGCATGCTTATGTTTCTGTGAAGCTGGAAGCGGTCAGACAGCAGCATCAGCTGTGGcgatgtagtgtgtgtgtgtgtgtgtgtgtgtgtgtttgtgtctacaTGTGTGAATCATCTTCCTTCCGCCCTTCCTCACCCCGTCCAGTAGCGCCACCTTCTGCAGGGTAGAGAGCTCCCGGCTGAGTCTGCCCAGCCCTTGTGAACCTAGCAGTCCCTGGGCCTCCACCTTGCACAGCAGAGAGCTGCGGACGCCCCGCACCACTGATCCCAGAGACAGCAAGTCGCCACTGGACACTGACTACAATAGAATAGGTGAGGGAAACGTGGATTATTTATAGCAATTAGACCCACAGAAGAAGTAGGAATCGGAGCGACTGGGAGGTGCCACACAGGCAGAGACCCCCACCTGGGCTCCCTGCAGTAGGGTGTTCGCCAGCACCCAGGCCTGGGCTGGGCCCCACTTGGCCATACCCAGCGAAGGCAGGTTGCTCTGGATGGTGGAGAGGGACAGGTTGGCCAGCCAGGAAGTGGGCAGCGCTGACACCGCCGGGCCCAGCCACATCACTGACTGCGGGCTCAGATTCCCCTTCCCAGAAACAAGCTTTTTCACCAGTTCTACCCTTAGCTGGAGCAGGAAAGGGATGGGTTAAGATATAGCTATGAGAAGCCGAGACACTGGACTGGGGTGAGGCTGGGCACTGGTGCAGGAATACCTTATCAGCATCAGAGTTGTTGCAGTCAGCAAGCTGGGGCAGCAGGCGCTCAGTCAGGGACACATTGAGAGGCGTGGCATCGCCATAGAAACAGGTCAGGGGGCCCAGTCTAACGAACAGGTAAAGATAAATgcagaagcaaaaaaaaaaaagcaagataGACACAAGTGACAGGTCCACAGTACTTCTAAAGCTGCTTTAGAAGCTGCTTCTGCATACtgtgacaggaagtgatgtaatCATTTGTGATTCCATACgcagctggctacacgatggacggatgggggaagtggagggtcgtgtgcctggcagctctttccgtggaggacattgaagacatctatctattcggaaccatgattacaggtcttatgctgattggattaggcattgccctggtttatcaaagattgaagaaaacggtgacagccgctcaaagccccactaggctggccggagtgattgatggagtgggcagagctgttagcactcagactgtgacaaTTGATCGCAAattggataacatcatggagaagctcacggCTTTGCAAAAgttattggatggcggagaccagcgtggacattaggggagctgtgaaattacagcttctcgcccggaaacccaaacacccctattctatcaggttttggctccccccaatcagcattggcctcggccaaggccgctgctgaactaacaactcccccagaagaacaaggcagtgagactctcttacattcctctcccccaatcccaaggactcaccctccccccatcccacgccttcgccgcttcatacaggcgggtctgtgaccagcgccctcatggctgcaggaccggatggctgtctgtctatgctggactccctccacctccccattccCTCACCCGTTGCTAGTCGcctttttatgttgtaaggtgaagtgaccatgtgcttatgttgctgaggtgtttttttcagttCCTACAACGTCCTCCctactggagtacagtctgggggctgtttttttattctcctcctctctcctcatgttattctgtttcttttctttctctctgtttgcccctgtcttcctgacctgtctaccccctgttgtgatgtttgtgtatatgtgtggtcaggttgatggccagttttttcgcctgtacttgtgactagtgacatggttctcataaagggttctcatcatcatcatcatcatcatcatcatcaatacACATAGCTGCTTAAGGAGCTGCTTCTGCATACTGCATTCAGAGTCAGATACACACTTGTCAAGGTTCTGGAGGAATTCCTGCTCCTTGGAGAAACAGTCTTGCTTTACTCTGCTGAGCAAAGTCTTTCCAAGGGTGGAACCATCGTCACCCAGTTTGCGGAAAGAGACTCGAAACTGGTCGGACTGGACAAATGGGCAGAGCTGAGATgaagaggcagagagaggcgCATGTTAACATGGCAGTACACTCTGATTGTGAACACTTCCCAGAGCTCCATACTGAGAAAGAGCATCATACCTGCTCTTTAGGGACGCTTTTAAACTCTGAGGGTGGCAGCAGGGTTAGGAAGCGACGCAGGATGTCCATGACCTCTGCTGAGAGCCACATACCAGGCAGGCAGGGCTCTGTGGTGCCGGCTACTGGTGAGACTGGCCACAGTGATTCTATAATTACTTAATCTTCTATTTTCATGTTATGGAAGTATTTGCTATTAGTCAACTAAATTCATATGCCAGACCTTTGGCTTTCTGCTGACCTGGTGGCCTAGATCCCGAGGGCAGTAGGACCCTGCAGTTCTGATTGATTTGCTGTTTGACCCAGTTCACGATCTTCACTTTTTGATCCATGGATATTGACTCGAATACCTCATTGAACACACCCATCCTGAGTAAGGGAGACAGACCTGCGAATTGATGTTGCAGCACTGTTGCTCTAACTTGGATCAGCTTCTGACATGTATGGCATTCAAGAGTGTTATCCAGTAAGGAGGTGCAGCTTACATTTCTGACAGCTGCTGGTGATCCAACTCTGCAGGCAAGGCTGAGCTGGGTAGCGGTACCTCCTGGAGGAGAACCTTGGATGCCCAGAGAAGCAGGTTCCGTTCCTGAGCATTAAAACCAGACCCATTCACCAGGGCCTCCCAGGCCAGAGGGGCCACAAAGGCTCGCAGGAGACAGCGATGTGCATCCTGATGAgcggcagagacagacagagaaacggAGCAGAGAAATGGCAGAACCTCGGAAAACAGCAGAGGGATACTGGACAGCAGATGGCGATGTTGCGTAGCTGCACCTCATTTATGGAGTGGCAGAACTCACCGATGTGTTCTTCAAGATCTCAACCGCCTGCAGTAAGCAGGAGCAGTTCATCAGCCTTTCTGTGATGTTCTTCCCATCCAGCCAGTAAAAGGAAGAGACGTGAGACACAGACTGCACACAAGAACATCCGTCAGCTCTCATCCGCCACTCATTCACATCACGAGTTTTCGCAATGTCAGCAGCCTTGGTGGGCTTACCCAGTTCATGGATCTTGAGGGCTGGTCTCCTGTAGCGTTAAATGGATTCATATGTGACTCAGACTTCAGTGGTGGAGgcaaggaggagagcaaggggaGGAACAGGGAGAATGGACTGGACCCAGTCAGTTTCTGCGGCAATGGACTGAGAGACGAAACCAGGGAAAGACACACATTTTGCTCTATGAGGTGCGAAAACTCATGAATAAATGTGCAGAtgaacacacatatgcacacggtAACTGGTGAGAGGCAGGATCACCTGCTCATGTTGTCCATCAGGGTTAGTGGGGGATGTCCTGCAGCCAGGCAGACAGATAGTGACATGGAGGACAAAATTCTGCAGGTCAGCTTGAGATGCCCTTATAAAACACTTATCCTGGGGACTCGTGCAAAGGGCAGAGGAAGAATTAGAAAGGGATCTTACCCATTGGGAGGCACTTGCTCATCTGTTAGGATGGAAAAGGGGAGGTAAGTCTGAGTCCAGGTGCTGCTCAGTGATGTGTGAAGCTGCAGTGGTGTGGGGAGGGTTACCAGTTTCCTGGCCTTGTCTTTGAAGTCCAACGGCATTGGAGGAAAGGGCAGCGGGGACTCATTAGAGGCGACCATGTGTGATGCTGCAGGTTCCTGTGGAAGCACTGAGCAAAAGACAAGGACTATATGAGTAGCCAGAGAGACATTGAAATACCACCACAGCCATAAATCTGA encodes:
- the otoa gene encoding otoancorin isoform X3 produces the protein MLIWVATVTVLHLLAHGLAVLPQEPAASHMVASNESPLPFPPMPLDFKDKARKLMSKCLPMGHPPLTLMDNMSSPLPQKLTGSSPFSLFLPLLSSLPPPLKSESHMNPFNATGDQPSRSMNWNITERLMNCSCLLQAVEILKNTSDAHRCLLRAFVAPLAWEALVNGSGFNAQERNLLLWASKVLLQEVPLPSSALPAELDHQQLSEMMGVFNEVFESISMDQKVKIVNWVKQQINQNCRVLLPSGSRPPGQQKAKVSPVAGTTEPCLPGMWLSAEVMDILRRFLTLLPPSEFKSVPKEQLCPFVQSDQFRVSFRKLGDDGSTLGKTLLSRVKQDCFSKEQEFLQNLDKLGPLTCFYGDATPLNVSLTERLLPQLADCNNSDADKLRVELVKKLVSGKGNLSPQSVMWLGPAVSALPTSWLANLSLSTIQSNLPSLGMAKWGPAQAWVLANTLLQGAQSVSSGDLLSLGSVVRGVRSSLLCKVEAQGLLGSQGLGRLSRELSTLQKVALLDGLHRNISMPELVSSLPDGLLSQLSLEMLAKAGLQSAEQVRDRSWTRAQAAFIMSKILSGKLTLKELGKLGPAVQGVTCEMIDRTNQSDVMEMIQMLALNAQWLSRTQALCANAKLFYNKDGNFSNFSSIDVNSIPAVMLLELNPRIIASLPKHHCSHFLEKMAVLNMSSLPMKSPSCQALADKALSCLGRNLSTLSPEDISHLGSLVCALDVRRLSGLSPEAINASLLALAKCPTLRRDNAEAIFTLLKTTYGDPSEWTASTVMSLGPLLLLNESILTSLPSEAWVKDALINIKDSMPQTLSSGSPEVFPTLTDLSALHRKLFILTTGSIPARTKRDVPAFSSISIPTVLEIEDLGERNVYWSPAQLAGIPPQTFRDGVSTLGMVRNYSAMQLQALRNKTMEVWGQPGGLSEEQVQQLGCVTQSFLHTELQELNISSLDTLEMLSSCIWEQRQRTAVWLGFMNRTGCTPAKLGTMEIVGLGQFLCGLSVKEIGQLRPEACREALGALGRTHCPVDVAMQLKVQVLKAIGAPANWSAAQVNSAGNILATLNASELQSLNPSVLPFIQPSTIPLIPPAMLAMLSPSQLKALGPDNAEMVTEAQKQPLTSEQRASLGDTGAVSSMGFVGTPAVSLPQRGGTPGLNSTTSVIVLQLLLLFVLKYSSGNN
- the otoa gene encoding otoancorin isoform X2, whose translation is MLIWVATVTVLHLLAHGLAVLPQEPAASHMVASNESPLPFPPMPLDFKDKARKLMSKCLPMGHPPLTLMDNMSSPLPQKLTGSSPFSLFLPLLSSLPPPLKSESHMNPFNATGDQPSRSMNWSVSHVSSFYWLDGKNITERLMNCSCLLQAVEILKNTSDAHRCLLRAFVAPLAWEALVNGSGFNAQERNLLLWASKVLLQEVPLPSSALPAELDHQQLSEMMGVFNEVFESISMDQKVKIVNWVKQQINQNCRVLLPSGSRPPVSPVAGTTEPCLPGMWLSAEVMDILRRFLTLLPPSEFKSVPKEQLCPFVQSDQFRVSFRKLGDDGSTLGKTLLSRVKQDCFSKEQEFLQNLDKLGPLTCFYGDATPLNVSLTERLLPQLADCNNSDADKLRVELVKKLVSGKGNLSPQSVMWLGPAVSALPTSWLANLSLSTIQSNLPSLGMAKWGPAQAWVLANTLLQGAQSVSSGDLLSLGSVVRGVRSSLLCKVEAQGLLGSQGLGRLSRELSTLQKVALLDGLHRNISMPELVSSLPDGLLSQLSLEMLAKAGLQSAEQVRDRSWTRAQAAFIMSKILSGKLTLKELGKLGPAVQGVTCEMIDRTNQSDVMEMIQMLALNAQWLSRTQALCANAKLFYNKDGNFSNFSSIDVNSIPAVMLLELNPRIIASLPKHHCSHFLEKMAVLNMSSLPMKSPSCQALADKALSCLGRNLSTLSPEDISHLGSLVCALDVRRLSGLSPEAINASLLALAKCPTLRRDNAEAIFTLLKTTYGDPSEWTASTVMSLGPLLLLNESILTSLPSEAWVKDALINIKDSMPQTLSSGSPEVFPTLTDLSALHRKLFILTTGSIPARTKRDVPAFSSISIPTVLEIEDLGERNVYWSPAQLAGIPPQTFRDGVSTLGMVRNYSAMQLQALRNKTMEVWGQPGGLSEEQVQQLGCVTQSFLHTELQELNISSLDTLEMLSSCIWEQRQRTAVWLGFMNRTGCTPAKLGTMEIVGLGQFLCGLSVKEIGQLRPEACREALGALGRTHCPVDVAMQLKVQVLKAIGAPANWSAAQVNSAGNILATLNASELQSLNPSVLPFIQPSTIPLIPPAMLAMLSPSQLKALGPDNAEMVTEAQKQPLTSEQRASLGDTGAVSSMGFVGTPAVSLPQRGGTPGLNSTTSVIVLQLLLLFVLKYSSGNN
- the otoa gene encoding otoancorin isoform X1 — its product is MLIWVATVTVLHLLAHGLAVLPQEPAASHMVASNESPLPFPPMPLDFKDKARKLMSKCLPMGHPPLTLMDNMSSPLPQKLTGSSPFSLFLPLLSSLPPPLKSESHMNPFNATGDQPSRSMNWSVSHVSSFYWLDGKNITERLMNCSCLLQAVEILKNTSDAHRCLLRAFVAPLAWEALVNGSGFNAQERNLLLWASKVLLQEVPLPSSALPAELDHQQLSEMMGVFNEVFESISMDQKVKIVNWVKQQINQNCRVLLPSGSRPPGQQKAKVSPVAGTTEPCLPGMWLSAEVMDILRRFLTLLPPSEFKSVPKEQLCPFVQSDQFRVSFRKLGDDGSTLGKTLLSRVKQDCFSKEQEFLQNLDKLGPLTCFYGDATPLNVSLTERLLPQLADCNNSDADKLRVELVKKLVSGKGNLSPQSVMWLGPAVSALPTSWLANLSLSTIQSNLPSLGMAKWGPAQAWVLANTLLQGAQSVSSGDLLSLGSVVRGVRSSLLCKVEAQGLLGSQGLGRLSRELSTLQKVALLDGLHRNISMPELVSSLPDGLLSQLSLEMLAKAGLQSAEQVRDRSWTRAQAAFIMSKILSGKLTLKELGKLGPAVQGVTCEMIDRTNQSDVMEMIQMLALNAQWLSRTQALCANAKLFYNKDGNFSNFSSIDVNSIPAVMLLELNPRIIASLPKHHCSHFLEKMAVLNMSSLPMKSPSCQALADKALSCLGRNLSTLSPEDISHLGSLVCALDVRRLSGLSPEAINASLLALAKCPTLRRDNAEAIFTLLKTTYGDPSEWTASTVMSLGPLLLLNESILTSLPSEAWVKDALINIKDSMPQTLSSGSPEVFPTLTDLSALHRKLFILTTGSIPARTKRDVPAFSSISIPTVLEIEDLGERNVYWSPAQLAGIPPQTFRDGVSTLGMVRNYSAMQLQALRNKTMEVWGQPGGLSEEQVQQLGCVTQSFLHTELQELNISSLDTLEMLSSCIWEQRQRTAVWLGFMNRTGCTPAKLGTMEIVGLGQFLCGLSVKEIGQLRPEACREALGALGRTHCPVDVAMQLKVQVLKAIGAPANWSAAQVNSAGNILATLNASELQSLNPSVLPFIQPSTIPLIPPAMLAMLSPSQLKALGPDNAEMVTEAQKQPLTSEQRASLGDTGAVSSMGFVGTPAVSLPQRGGTPGLNSTTSVIVLQLLLLFVLKYSSGNN